From a region of the Thiorhodovibrio winogradskyi genome:
- the tyrS gene encoding tyrosine--tRNA ligase, with product MQVIDDALAELKRGAAQILTEEELQKKLVSGKRLRVKAGFDPTAPDLHLGHTVLINKLRQFQLQGHQIVFLIGDFTGMIGDPTGKNITRQPLSRDQVLSNAVTYREQVFGILDPELTEVAFNSTWMSKMTAEGLMRLAAHHTVARMLEREDFSKRHRGGQPIAIHEFLYPLIQGYDSVVLQADVELGGTDQTFNLLVGRQLQAAHDQSEQVVMTMPILEGLDGVQKMSKSLGNTIAIKDPPDQMFGKLMSISDSLMWRYFELLSFRSLEDLGALKSDVEGGLNPRDAKIQLAQEIVTRFHGAAQADRAQQEFIQRFQKGAMPSDMPEVNLSATDGVMSITHLLKSAGLVASTSEGLRLIRQGAVRLDGEKVSDAGLVFPAGVNLVVQVGKRRFARVKIA from the coding sequence ATGCAGGTGATTGATGATGCGTTGGCGGAACTGAAACGCGGTGCCGCGCAGATTTTGACAGAAGAAGAGTTGCAAAAGAAGCTTGTATCCGGAAAAAGATTGCGGGTGAAAGCCGGCTTCGATCCGACGGCGCCGGACCTCCATCTTGGTCACACAGTCTTGATTAACAAGCTCCGGCAGTTCCAGTTGCAGGGTCATCAAATAGTGTTTTTGATCGGCGATTTTACCGGTATGATCGGTGATCCGACCGGCAAGAATATCACCCGACAGCCCTTATCGCGCGATCAGGTGCTGTCCAATGCCGTGACTTACCGCGAGCAAGTGTTTGGGATTCTCGATCCTGAGTTGACCGAGGTTGCCTTCAATTCCACTTGGATGAGCAAAATGACCGCCGAAGGTCTCATGCGGTTGGCCGCGCATCATACTGTGGCACGCATGCTGGAGCGTGAGGATTTTTCCAAGCGCCACCGGGGTGGGCAGCCAATTGCGATCCATGAGTTTCTCTACCCTTTGATACAGGGCTATGACTCAGTCGTGCTGCAAGCGGACGTGGAGCTTGGTGGGACGGATCAAACCTTCAATCTGCTCGTGGGGCGCCAACTCCAGGCTGCCCATGATCAGTCGGAGCAGGTTGTGATGACGATGCCCATCCTTGAAGGACTCGACGGTGTGCAGAAAATGTCTAAGTCGCTCGGCAACACCATCGCGATCAAGGACCCGCCGGACCAGATGTTCGGGAAGCTGATGTCGATTTCCGACAGCTTGATGTGGAGATACTTTGAGCTTCTGAGCTTCCGCTCTCTGGAAGACTTGGGCGCCTTGAAGAGCGATGTTGAAGGGGGGCTGAATCCGCGGGATGCCAAGATTCAACTTGCACAGGAAATTGTCACCCGCTTTCACGGGGCAGCGCAAGCGGACCGCGCGCAGCAAGAATTTATCCAACGCTTCCAGAAAGGCGCGATGCCGAGCGACATGCCGGAGGTCAACCTAAGTGCAACCGATGGGGTCATGAGCATCACACATCTCTTAAAGAGTGCTGGTCTGGTCGCAAGTACATCAGAAGGGCTGCGTCTGATCCGGCAGGGCGCTGTGCGACTCGATGGCGAAAAGGTCAGTGACGCAGGTTTAGTGTTTCCCGCTGGTGTTAATCTGGTCGTCCAGGTTGGCAAGCGCCGCTTCGCACGGGTCAAAATTGCTTAA
- a CDS encoding DUF6776 family protein, with the protein MGSSGVGFGASGGAFRLFVTLGWLAVIGTAFVLGYQLAYHDAENTLIEMQQLKADRQSLREALMTAEERIAGLEQAQSIDREAKRLAQAQLEELQHERHEYAKQVSVLERLIREGGGGVVQVQDFKLWETGQSREFGYSFTVTQLIPEFGQTLGRVSLRLAGKTVENDSVERAADQLEGAKPAVHRMQFEFFQHFSGAIKLPEDLQPRTLTVEIEPTVKNLISSSRTFGWEPEPWNPEPGDVPQLTQPDGVGPG; encoded by the coding sequence ATGGGCTCTTCTGGGGTGGGCTTTGGCGCATCTGGAGGAGCCTTTCGGCTGTTTGTCACCCTTGGCTGGCTCGCGGTCATCGGAACCGCCTTTGTTCTCGGCTACCAGCTTGCTTATCACGATGCTGAAAACACCCTAATCGAGATGCAGCAACTCAAGGCAGATCGGCAATCACTGCGCGAGGCTTTGATGACTGCCGAGGAACGCATTGCCGGGCTTGAGCAAGCACAGTCGATTGACCGCGAGGCCAAACGCCTTGCGCAGGCGCAACTTGAGGAACTGCAGCATGAGCGGCATGAATATGCCAAACAAGTTTCGGTGCTGGAGCGATTGATTCGCGAAGGTGGCGGTGGTGTGGTGCAGGTTCAGGACTTCAAGCTCTGGGAGACCGGCCAGTCCCGCGAGTTTGGTTACAGCTTCACGGTCACGCAACTGATTCCTGAATTCGGTCAGACGTTGGGACGGGTGAGTCTTCGGCTGGCAGGGAAAACGGTCGAGAACGACTCCGTTGAGCGGGCCGCCGACCAGCTCGAAGGTGCGAAGCCGGCCGTTCATCGGATGCAATTCGAGTTTTTCCAGCACTTCAGTGGCGCGATCAAATTACCGGAGGATCTGCAGCCGCGGACGCTCACGGTTGAGATTGAGCCAACAGTGAAAAATTTGATTTCTTCATCCCGCACCTTCGGCTGGGAACCCGAGCCTTGGAACCCGGAGCCAGGGGATGTGCCCCAATTGACGCAGCCGGATGGAGTGGGGCCAGGGTGA
- a CDS encoding DegT/DnrJ/EryC1/StrS family aminotransferase: MDFVDLKTQYLRLHDSINSGVQGVLLHGQYVMGPEVSALEQRLADFVEVSHCVSVSSGTDALLAAMMALGVGPGDEVITTPFTFVATAESIALLGAVPVFVDIDPVSYNISPDGISAAITKRTRAIMPVSLYGQCYAVDEVRTIAGEAEVPVIEDGAQSFGAASRGRRSCGLSEIGCTSFFPSKPLGCYGDGGACFTSDADLAQALRQIRNHGQDRRYHHPLLGLNARLDTLQAAILLAKLDGFEAEIQARAAIGQRYTDEFERAGAALTRDAEVGLLVPFIPDDQLSVYAQYTIQVDDRDGVIEALRHEGIPSAVHYPIPLNEQPAFDNYPAAQDLTVSRRVSRRVLSLPMHPYLSEEDQDRIVNTVLAACS; the protein is encoded by the coding sequence ATGGATTTTGTTGACCTAAAAACCCAATACCTTCGCCTCCATGACTCGATCAATTCGGGAGTTCAAGGTGTACTTCTGCATGGACAATACGTAATGGGCCCCGAGGTCTCTGCGCTGGAGCAGAGACTTGCTGATTTTGTGGAAGTTTCGCATTGTGTCTCTGTTTCTAGCGGGACTGATGCATTGCTGGCGGCGATGATGGCACTGGGGGTTGGGCCGGGGGATGAGGTGATCACCACGCCTTTTACCTTCGTTGCGACCGCGGAGAGTATCGCGCTTCTTGGGGCGGTACCGGTTTTTGTTGACATCGATCCTGTGTCTTACAACATATCTCCGGATGGAATTTCAGCGGCTATCACCAAGCGGACCCGCGCCATTATGCCGGTGTCGCTCTATGGGCAATGTTATGCTGTCGATGAGGTGCGCACTATTGCGGGCGAAGCTGAGGTACCGGTCATCGAGGATGGTGCGCAAAGTTTTGGTGCGGCTAGTCGTGGACGTCGTTCCTGCGGCTTGAGTGAAATTGGTTGCACATCCTTCTTTCCTTCCAAACCCTTGGGGTGTTACGGCGATGGCGGAGCCTGTTTTACCTCTGATGCGGACTTAGCCCAGGCATTGAGGCAAATCCGCAATCACGGGCAAGATCGGCGCTATCACCATCCACTGCTGGGTCTCAACGCCCGGCTCGATACCTTGCAAGCGGCGATTTTGCTTGCGAAACTTGATGGCTTTGAAGCAGAAATCCAAGCTCGGGCGGCTATTGGTCAGCGCTATACCGATGAGTTCGAGCGTGCAGGCGCGGCATTGACAAGGGATGCGGAGGTGGGATTGCTGGTTCCTTTTATTCCGGATGATCAGCTTTCAGTCTATGCGCAATATACCATTCAGGTCGACGACCGGGATGGGGTGATTGAAGCCCTGCGACACGAGGGCATCCCCAGTGCCGTGCATTATCCGATTCCGCTCAATGAACAACCTGCTTTTGACAATTACCCAGCTGCGCAGGATCTGACAGTCTCTCGCCGCGTATCTCGCCGCGTTTTGAGTTTACCAATGCACCCTTATCTTAGTGAGGAGGATCAGGATCGAATCGTCAACACTGTGCTTGCTGCCTGCTCCTAA
- a CDS encoding peptidoglycan DD-metalloendopeptidase family protein, which produces MMRDYKFRVRGSGFRRQPDRRSRRAIRLGFLALTAGLGYALAQVLLPNDPVALTPPSSAGAEVIKLPLPQGVLQGSDTPHQPTLDQPTLGQGVDLHGANTQDNGKAQHSETLVIPLSLSTPTQYRPQSLLPEDQDQTFVGLTPRLKYLTSLDGKDSLDILLANVPRLALEFNSDAAALMQPLGIDQATFTQSGFDQSPRLTALPPTLREGPFRFDYRVQPGDTLGTILESQNLPGRLVYQILDHVSNEHRHRLEHIRPGETIRLHFDQALDLHRIEFKLSATERLLVSRAGSILSTSVESEPTEPRRQCLTAVVDRSLYGAAKTAGIPDQVTQRAINIFRHQVNFARQTRKGDKLSVLFEQIYAGDEPIKTGPVLAVEFTNGNKHYAAVRYTTSKGVTDYYSADGKPIDKGKNSFLRTPLDYTRVSSKFSMNRLHPILRRVRPHPGVDLAAPAGRRILAAADGRVHFRGRKSGYGNIVILRHGSRYETRYAHLMRFATGIANGSEVKRGQTIGYVGQTGLATGPHLHYEIHINGRPVDPLTAKLPFLNEFDDREKARFRKQTRPLLAELQRTKDRTLLADARSFTLTDSGLPTAEGQSRH; this is translated from the coding sequence ATGATGCGTGACTATAAGTTTCGCGTGCGAGGCAGTGGATTTCGCCGCCAGCCTGACCGTCGGTCGCGCAGGGCGATACGTCTTGGGTTTCTGGCACTCACGGCCGGCCTCGGCTATGCTCTCGCGCAGGTCCTGCTCCCAAATGACCCGGTCGCCCTGACACCACCGTCGTCCGCAGGCGCCGAGGTTATTAAACTGCCGCTCCCACAGGGGGTGCTGCAGGGTAGTGACACACCGCATCAACCAACTCTCGATCAGCCAACGCTCGGTCAGGGTGTCGATTTGCACGGCGCCAATACCCAAGACAATGGCAAGGCGCAACACTCGGAGACACTCGTCATACCGCTGAGTCTTTCGACGCCCACACAATACCGCCCCCAATCTCTGCTACCTGAGGACCAAGACCAAACATTCGTTGGTCTCACACCGAGGTTGAAGTACCTGACCAGCCTGGACGGGAAAGACTCTCTTGATATCTTGCTCGCGAACGTCCCGCGACTGGCATTGGAGTTCAACAGCGACGCCGCGGCACTGATGCAGCCGCTGGGAATCGACCAAGCCACTTTCACCCAATCGGGGTTTGACCAATCGCCTCGTCTAACCGCGCTTCCGCCGACCCTGAGAGAAGGCCCCTTTCGCTTCGACTACCGGGTTCAGCCGGGCGACACCCTTGGTACCATTCTTGAGTCGCAGAACCTCCCTGGCCGACTGGTTTACCAGATTCTTGACCACGTCTCCAATGAGCATCGCCATCGCCTTGAGCACATCCGCCCCGGCGAGACCATCCGTCTGCATTTTGACCAGGCACTCGATCTGCACCGCATTGAGTTCAAGCTGAGCGCCACCGAACGCCTGCTGGTCTCCCGCGCGGGCAGCATTCTCAGCACCTCGGTTGAATCGGAGCCAACCGAGCCTCGCCGACAATGCCTAACCGCCGTCGTTGATCGCTCTCTCTACGGTGCAGCCAAAACCGCTGGCATTCCTGATCAGGTCACCCAGCGCGCGATTAACATTTTCCGCCACCAGGTGAATTTCGCCCGACAAACACGCAAGGGGGACAAGCTCTCGGTGCTATTCGAGCAGATTTATGCCGGCGACGAACCCATCAAAACAGGCCCGGTGCTCGCTGTGGAATTCACCAACGGAAACAAGCATTATGCCGCTGTCCGCTACACAACGTCCAAAGGCGTGACGGATTACTACTCAGCCGATGGCAAACCCATCGATAAAGGCAAAAACAGCTTCCTGCGCACACCACTTGATTACACGCGGGTCAGTTCCAAGTTTAGCATGAACCGCTTGCACCCGATTCTTCGCAGAGTTCGACCGCATCCCGGTGTCGATCTCGCGGCACCTGCCGGACGTCGCATCCTGGCCGCAGCCGATGGCCGGGTCCATTTCAGAGGCCGCAAAAGTGGTTATGGCAATATTGTCATTCTACGCCACGGCTCACGCTACGAAACGCGATACGCCCACCTCATGCGTTTTGCCACGGGTATTGCAAACGGAAGCGAGGTCAAGCGCGGGCAAACCATCGGGTATGTGGGTCAGACTGGACTCGCGACTGGCCCACATCTGCACTACGAAATCCACATCAATGGTCGGCCAGTCGATCCGCTGACGGCCAAACTTCCCTTCCTGAACGAGTTTGATGATCGCGAAAAAGCGCGTTTCCGCAAGCAGACTCGTCCGTTACTAGCAGAACTCCAACGCACCAAAGATCGCACGCTACTGGCGGATGCACGCAGTTTTACTTTGACGGACAGTGGTCTGCCAACCGCCGAGGGGCAATCGCGACATTAA
- the erpA gene encoding iron-sulfur cluster insertion protein ErpA produces the protein MTTTTDLTGDAPLVFTNSAAAKVADLIKEEGNEDLMLRVYIQGGGCSGFQYGFTFDEQVQDGDTEVVTDGVKLLVDPMSVQYLMGAEIDYSEGLQGAQFVIRNPNATTTCGCGSSFGV, from the coding sequence ATGACAACGACAACTGATCTGACCGGGGATGCTCCGCTCGTCTTCACCAATTCGGCTGCCGCCAAGGTTGCGGACTTGATCAAGGAAGAAGGTAACGAGGATCTGATGCTGCGGGTCTACATCCAAGGAGGGGGGTGTTCTGGCTTTCAGTACGGTTTTACCTTCGATGAGCAGGTGCAGGACGGCGATACGGAAGTGGTGACCGATGGCGTCAAACTGCTGGTTGATCCGATGAGCGTCCAGTATCTGATGGGGGCTGAGATTGACTACAGTGAGGGTTTGCAGGGGGCACAATTTGTTATCCGCAATCCGAATGCGACGACCACCTGTGGTTGTGGATCCTCCTTCGGCGTCTGA